The genomic stretch GCATAATCTGAGCTatataaggaacacctaaatcgggtTCAGTTGCCCAGTGGCTTCTAAATGTAGGCAAAATATGGTACCCCATTACCAGGTTAATACCAAGAAATGCCTTGATTTCATCTACATTTGTGCTGAATGCGTTGCGTGATTGTTCTGCATACCGAATACTTTCAGGAATTAATATATCATGCACCAAATCTTTTGGGCCAATAGtggaagaaaaaatttcaaatggctgtgGCATTTCACGATTTTCACTGACGCTAAACAAAAGCACTTTCCCAAATTCATGATTCATGTTATCACTGAACTGTCTTGGTTGGTAAGTTCTGGACCATTTAAATTCTGGTACATCTGGAAGGGAATCAGGTACCTCAGCATTAGGTTTTGATATTTCGTCTGTATGCCTTCTTTTGCTAGGTGGGCTACGTATTTCTTTTTCAGCATCTTCTATATTAACATGTTCTCTTTCATCTTCCATATCTCCTTcaagaaaaaatttattttcttgatcCAGTAACAGATTATCTTAGTCGTCACTACTGCAAGCCTTCAAAATCTGCATAACACTTTCATCAGTGACGAAAAATTCTCTTTTTCTGGAGCACATGACCTAAAAGCAGATTTGAAATTATACCAGTACAAATTTTTTCCtcttatttaataaaatgaaagacaaTATATTTTCAACCGAATTTTAAATACCATTCTGCTCGTTTTTTTATGTAATAGTAATGATTTCATGACATTCAAAAACAAGTACACAAATTACCATTGTGGTACATTGGGACAACTATGTCccaaagaatgaaaataaacatttccacTGATGAAATACAGTTATTTTCTAAATGAATGGCCTAAAGTAAAAGAGAAACTTACTTGAATATACTTTCAAGCTTTGACAGTAAGGCAGAGAACACAATACACATACAATAAGTGAATAAATTTGTGTGTCTACTCGAAGTGAGAACCACCAACAATAACCGACGACTAATGGTAGTTAAAGTAATTGTTGCCACCAAAGATGTATgatattaaagaaaacaaatatctGTGCTTCAAGTAGAGCATCTGCAGCACATCAACTGTGATTACAGTCCAATTATTAAGGTGATTTATATGTGGGACAAATGTGTCCCATGTACGTGAAAGGGTTAAGacatgtctattcctcttcaaccaaACTGCCTATTGACCTATTTCTTATCACAGTAACTATAGCCTCGGAGATCGTCAAGTCTCTCTTCACTCTTTAGTACCTCTGTATCCACTGTGTttctgtattgattcttcctgattagtcttAGACTTCAGCCTAAACTTCATCTtcattaaactgtgatctgagtctatatctgctccagagtttgccttacaattcagtatctgattgaccatgatgtaatctaactgaaatctcttTGTATCTCTtgaccttttccatgtataccacctcctcttgtgattcttgaatagtctattcacttttttttttttttttttttttttttgtcatcagtctactgactggtttgatgcggcccaccacgaattcctttcctgtgctaacctcttcatctcagagtagcacttgcaacctacatcctcaattatttgcttgacgtattccaatctctgtcttcctctacagtttttgccctctacagctccctctagtaccatggaagtcagtccctcatgtcttcgcagatgtcctatcatcctgtcccttctccttatcagtgttttccacatattcctttcctctcagattctgcgtagaacctcctcattccttaccttatcagtccacctaattttcaacattcttctatagcaccacatctcaaatgcttcgattctcttctgttccggttttcccacagtccatgtttcgctaccatacaatgctgtactcgagacgtacatcctcagaaatttcttcctcaaattaaggctggtattcgatattagtagacttctcttggccagaaatgccttttttgccatagcgagtctgcttttgatgtcctccttgctccgtccgtcattggttattttactgcctaggtagcagaattccttaacttcattgacttcgtgaccatcaatcctgatgttaagtttctcgctgttctcatttctactacttctcattaccttcgtctttctccgatttactctcaaaccatactgtgtactcattagactgttcattccgctcagcagatcatttaattcttcttcactttcactcaggatagcaatgtcatcagcgaatcgtatcattgatatcctttcaccttgtattttaattccactcctgaccctttcttttatttccatcattgcttcctcgatgtacagattgaagagtaggggcgaaaggctacagccttgtcttacaccctttttaaaacgagcacttcgttcttgatcgtccactcttattattccctcttggttgttgtacatattgtatatgacccgtctctccctatagcttacccctgcttttttcagatactcgaacagcttacaccattttatactgtcgaacgctttttccaggtcgacaaatcgtatgaaagtgtcttgatttttctttagccttgcttccattattagctgtaacgtcagaattgcctctctcgtccctttacttttcctaaagccaaactgatcgtcatctagcacattctcaattttcttttccattcttctgtatattattcttgtaagcagcttcgacgcatgagctgttaagctgattgtgcgataattctcgcacttgtcagctcttgccgtcttcggaattgtgtggatgatgcttttccgaaagtcagatggtgtgtcgctagactcatatattctacacaccaacgtgaatagtcattttgttgccacttcccccaatgattttagaaattctaatggaatgttatctatcccttccaccttatttgaccgtaagtcctccaaagctcttttaaattccgattctaatactggatcccctatctcttctaaattgactcctgtttcttcttctatcacatcagacaaatcttcaccctcatagaggctttcaatgtactctttccacctatctgctctctcctctgcatgtaacaatggaattcccattgcactcttaatgttaccaccgttgcttttaatgtcaccaaaggttgttttgactttcctgtatgctgagtctgtccttccgacaatcatatcttttttgatgacttcacatttttcctgcagccatttcgtcttagcttccctgcacttcctatttatttcattgctcagtgacttgtatttctgtattcctgattttcccggaacatgtttgtactccctcctttcatcaatcaactgaagtatttcttctgttacccatggttttctcgcagctaccctctttgtacctatgttttccttccaaacttctgtgatggccctttttagagatgtccattcctcttcaactgtactgcctactgcgctattccttattgctgtatctatagcgttagacaacttcaaacgtatctcgtcattccttagtacttccgtatcccacttctttgcgtattgattcttcctgactaatgtctttaacttcagcctacttttcatcactactatattctgatttgagtctatatctgctcctgggtatgccttacagtccagtatctgatttcagaatctctgtctgaccatgatgtaatctaattgaaatcttcccgtatctcccggccttttccaagtatacctcctcctcttgtgattcttgaacatggtattcactattactagctgaaatttgttgcagaactcaattagtctttctcctctttcatttcttgtcccaagcccatattctcctgtaaccttttcttctactcctttccctacaactgcattccagtcgcccatgactattagattttcatccccctttacatactacattaccctttcaatatcctcatacactttctctatctgttcatcttcagcttgcgacgtcatcatgtatacttgaactatcgttgtcggtgttggtctgctgtcgattctgattagaacaacccggtcactgaactgttcacagtaacacaccctctgccctaccttcctattcgtaatgaatcctacacctgttataccattttctgctgctgtttagattgagccttagcacttcccttttcacattttctagcttccctcccACAGTTAAACTTCTTACATTCCAAGTCCTGACTCTCAAAACATTACTCTTTCAatggttattaaatctttttctcatggcccaatactcatctgaccagaaatccttgtcttccttccacttcacttcactgacccctactatatctagattgagcctttgcatttcccttttcagattttctagtttccctaccacgttcaagcttctgacattccacaccccgactcttagaacgttatcctttcgttgattattgaatctttttttcatggtaacctcccccttggccgtcccctcccggagatccgaatgggggactattccggaatcttttgccaatggagagatcatcatgacacttcttcaattacaggccacatgtcctgtggatacacattacgtgtctttaatgcagtggtttccattgccttctgcatcctcatgtcgttgatcattgctgattcttccgcctttaggggcaatttcccacccctaggacaagagagtgccctgaacctctatccgctcctccgtcctctttgacaaggccgttggcagaatgaggctgacttcttatgccggaagtcttcggccgccaatgctgattatttatcaaaatttaggcagtggcggggatcgaacccgggactgaagacgttctttgattatgaatcaaagacgctacccctaggccaCGGGTCTTCTATTCACTACTACAAGATAAAATTTATTGtggaactgaattagtctttctcccctctcattcctattaccaagcccatatattctcctataacccttccttctactccttcccctaaaaccacATTCCaataccccatgactattagattttcatctccttttgcaTACTGAATTTTCAGTTCAGTATCCTCATTTACTTCCCTTCACTTCAGTATCCTCATTTACTtccctctcttcatcttctgcttgggaTGTCAGATTGTATAGCTGAACTATCCTTGTCGGTGTCGGTTTGAtgttgattctgatgaaaacaaccttatcactgaactgttcacagaaacttaCTCTccgccataccttcctattcatattgagtcctactccagttatactatTTTCCGCTGTTGTTGATATTtcactatactcatctgaccagaaatgcatttctttccatttcacttcactgacctgtaccttatttagattgagccttagcacttcccttttcacattttctagcttccctcccACAGTTAAACTTCTTACATTCCAGTCCTGACTCTCAAAACATTACTCTTTCAATGGTTATTAAATcattttctcatggccacctccctcttggcagcccatcccagagatccaaatgggggactgttcTGGAACATTTtggcaatggagaaatcatcatggcatttttttttttcaattacaagccacatgtcatgtggatacacattGTCTCTCTTTAATGTGGTAGTTTCCATTGAATTCTGTATCcttatgctgttgatcattgccgattctttgcctttagggacagtttcccacccacaGGGCAATAGTGTGCTCCAAGATTCTTTCTGATTCCATGCCTTGTCTGACAAGACTGTTGGTATAATGAGGGTGATTTCTGATGTGGAAGTCTTTGGCTGCCATTgaaatgatttttattcagaatttaagtggTGGCAGGGATCAAACCACGAGACcatgacattttgattactaatcaatgaCTCTACTTCTAGACCACTGCTGGATATAGCTACTCACTGTAAAGCCGATTTGTCAAGTTGCCGACAGGTAAAAGGCAAAGACTGCTACAttcaaagcttttggccaaagccacctgcagagaaaaaaggaaaacacacaaatattcacgcaagcaggcacacctcacatAGAGATGACCATTATCTCCAGCTTCTCTAAATGGCTACAGTGGCTGGATattgatcatgtgtgtgtgagaggtgtgcctgcttgtgtgaatatgcgtgtgttttcttttcttttatgaagAAGGCTTTGGCGAAAAGCTTTGTGTATAACAGTCTTTTTCTTGCGCATATCTGcaattcaatgtgtcatctttatggtcagtagcaatcaatcctttttataatagttcattgttgttgttgttcagtcctgaaactggtttgatgcagctctccatgctactctatcctgtgcaagcttcttcatctcccagtacttactgcaacctacatccttctgaatctgcttagtgtattcatctcttggtctccctctacgatttttaccctccacgctgccctccaatgctaaatttgtgatcccctgatgtctcagaacatgtcctaccaaccggtcccttcttcttgtcaagttgtgccacaaattcctcttctctccaattctattcaatacctcctcattagttgtgtgatctacccatctaatctttagtgttcttctgtagcaccacatttcgaaagcttctattctcttcttgtccaaactatttatcgtccacgtttcacttccatacatggctacactccatacaaatactttcagaaacgacttcctgacacttgaatcaatactccatgttaacaaatttctcttcctcagaaacacattccttgccattgccagtctacattttatatcctctctacttcgaccatcatcagttattttgctccccaaatagcaaaactcctttactactttgagtgtttcatttcctaatctaattccctcagcatcacccgacttaattcgactacattccattatccttgttttgctttgaagacactatccattccattcaactgctcttccaagtcctttgctgtctctgaaagaattacaatgtcatcggcaaacctcaaagttttcatttcttctccatggattttaattcctattctgaatttttcttttgtttcctttactgtttgctcaatatacagattgaataacatcggggagaggctacaaccctgtctcactcccttcccaaccactgcttcccttttcatgcccctcgactcttataactgccatctggtttctgtacaaattgtaaatagcctttcactccctgtattttaccccaaaaGAAAAATTTCACGTAAGCCACTTGACAAGTTTTATATTTAGGGAAATTTAGGACAACTATTGGATGAATAAtgaaagaaatatacagaaaagtaaAATGGTAAAGAGAGTGTTTGGTAAACAAAATACAGTATTCAAAAATAAACGTGTCTATTTAAGAGTGGAGGGATCTTGTATCTGATTTGGATTTCCTGTAAATCTGTAGTACTGATAATGAGTGTGAGATAATGAACCAGGCAAGCAGACACAGTTCCTCACAGATATATAGATGGCACAAGCTGAGATCACAATGGGCACACTCTGGCGGAGCACTGCAATAAAATACATGTGACTGGTCAAACACTGCCACTTGTATTTTATTACTTCAGGCCACTTCTCTCTAAGTATACACAACTGACTGATCTTGTACACTTACAATAACTTTGCTGTGTCTTTGGAATTTTTTCTAGCCAGTCATTCATTATACTTTAGTAGCTACTCAGAACTTTCGTTTGTGCTACTTGTCACTGCAACACTGTGTGCTAACTGAAACTGAACTTTATAAACGTGACAAAGTCATAGAAGAGGTGTGTGACCATTATAATCATAATGATGAAAATGGCTTTAAAACAGCTAGTTGGTCATGAAGTAATACTGACAGGATGTTTCTAAACCCATTTCTTATTTATTACATGTTTCATGCTCTGCTAATTTTCAGATGACCTGGTGACAAAttagtaacagaaatttttttgttcTACAATCTGGCAAATTTACACAAGTGTGTTAAAAGAGGGTTAGTAACTGGAGGTATATATATACAGCACTGTGCTTTCCTGACAGTCACTCAAATTATCTTTCAATTACTCTTGATATGACACTACCTTTTAGAAATTATGTGGATGACACTTATTGGAAAATTAACACATGAAACAACCTTATTTAAAAACTCCACAGTACTAACTGGAGAGCACCGGCAGATACACTTTGAGCTTCTGTGCTTCCATGGCTGAATAATGTGCTCTGGTGTAGCTGAATAACTCTTGTGTAAATAAGATAGACATTCAGCTCATTATAACTATGAGAATCATTTCTGGGTATTGTATAAGAACTACTCCACTGTAATAGCTTCCAACACTGCAGTACACAGTCCTTATCACAAAATAATGCATCAATTTCCCAGCCATGAAGATATACCCAGGTTGATAACAAATCAACTTTGATCCAGAAATGCACCTTCGAGATTGGCCCAACAGTGAGCTGATAGCAACTTCACAACTGATAGCAAACGGTGTGAACGGTGTGAAACCTGGGCTACGAATGTTTCATTTCAAGTGTGACATCTTATTGATGCTCTACAGAGACATCACCATCCATCCATCAAGCTCTGGTTCAATAACGAGACTTGACATTAGCATATAacaattgtttgtttgtttaatgTGTTATTTGTATTCATGTCTTGTTTCTTTCCATGTACTTCTTGTGTAGTGCTACACGAGTATGCTTTACAAATAAGCGAACAATTTTTCAAGTTACGCAGTACAgaaattttatatgtattttccagCAAATTTAAAAGCCATTATATACActatgtaataataattattaccttTTCTGCCTTCATGTGTTCAATACCACCTACTACCTGAAAATTTGTTCATCACAGTCATTTTCCTACATTGTTTGGAACTTCATATTTTGGCCATTTGATGTAAAACACCACCATAATAAATTCTGTATTAAGGTACATTGATAATTATTATTTAGGGTCTATCTACTCTCAActtaatattttcaaaacaaaactatttaatgtccttaatacaaaataattaaaatgttattaatttcactttaaaaagTTAGCAGAACTTCAGCTGAAGTTGAACCAGAACAATTGATTTATAACTGTATTTTTGTGATAATTACATAAATAAGACTACGCAAATCTGTAATTGTAATACATCAAATTTTGCAAAAAAACTCATTGTtgtaaaaatatatgtaaaattagTAAATTGTAAGGTACTCCAATGTCCAAGAATGCCATCTTTCTGAATAGCATGTGATGCAGTAAATAGATTCTACAATCTGAGGGGCAGATGTGTGACTTTTACTCATATATATATAGTCAACTTAGTGACACTGCTGAAGTTGGCATCAGTGTAACTTTTTATATACAAGTGGAGGAATATGATACGGATAATAAACCACAGGAAGTGTTAACAGTTCATTTACAAACAGTGTTGAGCATTTAAGTCCCAGCTATTATGCAACGGGCAAGTAAAACTGTAAGTGCTTGTTTTCAGGTTTATCTGGAATTAAACAGTTCGAAGGGAGAAGAACGAGGCCTGTCAGAACCTCTACAATAATACGCAACATCAATTGACAGGTGCTTTACGGTAGTGTGGAGTGGTTAAAAGTTTGTGTCGCCAATAGATCAGTTTCATCCAAGTGTGCGAGTTCTTCCTCAGCTATGAGCTGTGCCAATTTTAGTTTAGTCATGACCTGCCTCCTAGGGGAGAACTTTTTCACTGTCGTGGCGTATGCCAGAAACAAACTGTCTATTTCATCAGTACCCGCTCTGCTTTCTAAATAAGTGATGACGGGAGCCTGCGGTTCTGTGGGAGCCGTCGCAGCCCTCATCTTGGCACCAGGTGGCACACAAACTTCTTCAGTCGATGCTGGCAGTTGCTCCTGGAAAGATAACCTGTCTGTTTCCGGTTTAGGTACAGTAGGTGCTTCAGTGCCGACGTCCAAATCGCATGTGATCATTTCGTGTTGTGGGTGTGTCGGGGGGCACCCAGATCTTAGCTCCGACTCCTGTGCAGCCGCCTCTTCCTCCTCGTGTGCACTGTCTTCCGATTCTGCTCCCGTTTCAGGGGACGGACTCCCAGGTTCGGGGCCAGTCACTTCTGCAGA from Schistocerca serialis cubense isolate TAMUIC-IGC-003099 chromosome 10, iqSchSeri2.2, whole genome shotgun sequence encodes the following:
- the LOC126424916 gene encoding transcription factor Adf-1-like, translated to MSRRGSTLCSLSTMSTEKLIELVYRHPELYDKNHIDFRKLQKKQQLWKTVARQLGSRNGDQMKRKWKNLRDTYARYLRISSEEGSSTKRWIWSEKMEIFRPFVPLGSSSAEVTGPEPGSPSPETGAESEDSAHEEEEAAAQESELRSGCPPTHPQHEMITCDLDVGTEAPTVPKPETDRLSFQEQLPASTEEVCVPPGAKMRAATAPTEPQAPVITYLESRAGTDEIDSLFLAYATTVKKFSPRRQVMTKLKLAQLIAEEELAHLDETDLLATQTFNHSTLP